One region of Enterobacter ludwigii genomic DNA includes:
- the cmoB gene encoding tRNA 5-methoxyuridine(34)/uridine 5-oxyacetic acid(34) synthase CmoB has product MIEFGNFYQLIAKNHLSHWLETLPAQIATWQRDQQHGLLKQWSNAVEFLPELTPHRLDLLHSVTAESAEPLSAGQTNRIETLMRNLMPWRKGPFSLYGVNINTEWRSDWKWDRVLPHLSDLTGRTILDVGCGSGYHMWRMIGAGAHLAVGIDPMQLFLCQFEAVRKLLGNDQRAHLLPLGIEQLPALKAFDTVFSMGVLYHRRSPLEHLWQLKDQLVSGGELVLETLVIEGDENAVLVPGDRYAQMRNVYFIPSALALKNWLEKCGFVDVRIADVCVTSIEEQRRTDWMITESLEQFLDPADHSKTVEGYPAPMRAVLIATKP; this is encoded by the coding sequence ATGATTGAGTTCGGCAACTTCTATCAGCTGATTGCGAAAAACCACCTTTCCCATTGGCTGGAAACCCTGCCGGCGCAGATTGCTACCTGGCAGCGCGATCAGCAGCACGGCCTGTTAAAGCAGTGGTCAAATGCAGTGGAGTTTCTTCCTGAACTGACACCTCACCGTCTGGATCTGCTGCATAGCGTGACCGCAGAAAGCGCAGAGCCTCTTTCCGCCGGGCAGACTAACCGCATCGAAACGTTGATGCGAAACCTGATGCCCTGGCGCAAAGGACCGTTTTCACTTTACGGTGTGAACATCAATACCGAATGGCGCTCAGACTGGAAATGGGATCGCGTTTTGCCGCATCTGTCCGATCTGACCGGACGTACCATTCTGGATGTCGGCTGCGGCAGTGGTTACCACATGTGGCGCATGATTGGCGCAGGTGCGCATCTGGCAGTGGGCATTGATCCGATGCAGCTGTTCCTGTGCCAGTTTGAGGCAGTGCGTAAATTGCTGGGTAACGACCAGCGCGCACACCTGCTGCCGTTGGGCATTGAGCAACTGCCAGCCCTGAAAGCCTTTGATACCGTGTTTTCCATGGGTGTGCTGTACCACCGCCGTTCCCCGCTGGAGCATCTATGGCAGCTTAAAGATCAGCTGGTCAGCGGTGGCGAACTGGTGCTGGAAACGCTGGTTATCGAAGGTGATGAGAATGCGGTTCTGGTGCCGGGTGACCGTTACGCGCAAATGCGAAATGTCTACTTCATCCCTTCCGCGCTGGCACTAAAAAACTGGCTTGAGAAGTGCGGGTTTGTGGATGTACGCATTGCAGATGTCTGCGTGACGTCAATCGAAGAACAGCGCCGCACCGACTGGATGATTACCGAATCGCTGGAGCAATTCCTTGACCCGGCCGATCACAGCAAAACCGTTGAAGGCTATCCTGCGCCGATGCGTGCGGTGTTGATTGCCACGAAGCCGTAG
- a CDS encoding VOC family protein encodes MANWHSIDELHDISADLPRFTQAFTELATRLGLDIAPLEADHISLRCHQNATAERWRRGFEQCGELLSENIINGRPICLFKLHEPVKVAHWQFTVIELPWPGEKRYPHEGWEHIEIVLPGEPETLNARALALLSDEGLSKPGICVKTSSPKGERERLPNPTLAVTDGQVTVKFHPWTIEQIVASEA; translated from the coding sequence ATGGCGAACTGGCATTCCATTGACGAACTGCATGATATTTCCGCAGATTTACCGCGCTTCACCCAGGCGTTCACAGAACTTGCCACCCGCCTTGGTCTGGATATCGCACCGCTTGAAGCGGATCACATCTCTTTGCGCTGTCATCAAAATGCGACCGCCGAGCGCTGGCGTCGAGGTTTTGAACAGTGCGGTGAGCTGCTCTCTGAGAACATTATTAACGGTCGCCCAATATGCCTGTTTAAACTGCATGAACCCGTGAAGGTAGCGCACTGGCAATTCACTGTGATTGAACTGCCGTGGCCGGGGGAAAAACGTTATCCGCACGAAGGCTGGGAGCATATCGAAATTGTTCTGCCGGGTGAGCCAGAAACACTGAACGCGCGCGCACTGGCCTTGTTATCTGATGAAGGCTTAAGCAAACCGGGGATTTGTGTCAAAACGAGTTCACCCAAAGGCGAACGCGAGCGTTTACCTAACCCGACGCTGGCCGTCACGGACGGACAGGTCACCGTGAAGTTTCACCCGTGGACCATTGAGCAGATTGTTGCCAGTGAAGCGTGA
- a CDS encoding hydrolase, whose translation MLTLDTSKTALVVIDLQEGILPFAGGPHTANDVVSRAARLAEKCRTSGAPVVMVRVGWSADFAEALKQPVDAQIAAHSLPENWWTYPVSLGKRDSDIEVTKRQWGAFYGTDLELQLRRRGIDTIILCGISTNIGVESTARNAWELGFNLVIAEDACSAASAEQHQGSMTHIFPRISRVRSTDEILNAL comes from the coding sequence ATGTTAACACTCGATACCAGCAAAACCGCGCTTGTCGTCATTGATTTACAGGAAGGGATCCTGCCTTTTGCCGGAGGCCCACACACCGCAAATGATGTGGTCAGCCGCGCCGCTCGCCTGGCGGAAAAATGCCGCACAAGCGGAGCGCCTGTTGTCATGGTGCGCGTCGGCTGGTCCGCCGATTTTGCCGAAGCCTTAAAACAGCCCGTCGATGCGCAGATTGCGGCGCATTCGCTACCGGAAAACTGGTGGACGTATCCGGTCTCACTCGGCAAGCGTGACAGTGATATCGAAGTGACTAAACGCCAGTGGGGTGCATTTTACGGTACCGATCTGGAGCTGCAGCTGCGCCGTCGCGGAATCGACACCATCATTCTTTGTGGCATTTCCACCAACATCGGCGTGGAATCTACCGCCCGCAACGCGTGGGAACTGGGCTTTAACCTTGTGATTGCAGAAGATGCCTGCAGCGCGGCCTCTGCGGAACAGCACCAGGGCAGTATGACTCACATCTTCCCGCGCATCAGTCGTGTGCGCAGCACTGACGAGATCTTAAACGCGTTATGA
- the cutC gene encoding copper homeostasis protein CutC — MALLEICCYSVECAVTAQKHGADRIELCAAPKEGGLTPSYGMLKSARQAVTIPVHPIIRPRGGDFCYTSGEFSAMLEDITLVRELGFPGLVIGLLDEDGQVDMPRMRQVMDAAKGMAVTFHRAFDMCKDPLQAFDSLTELGVARILTSGQQSSAEKGLQLITELKAHSGVPIIMAGAGVRASNLERFLNAGVEELHSSAGKWMPSPMRYRNTGLSMSTDAEADEYSRYGVEGESVAEMKSLIERHHV, encoded by the coding sequence ATGGCACTGCTGGAGATTTGTTGTTACAGCGTGGAGTGTGCCGTGACTGCGCAAAAACACGGTGCTGATCGCATCGAACTGTGCGCGGCACCCAAAGAGGGTGGGCTGACGCCATCCTACGGCATGTTGAAGTCTGCCCGTCAGGCCGTCACCATTCCCGTTCACCCGATTATTCGTCCTCGCGGCGGTGATTTTTGTTACACGTCGGGCGAGTTCAGTGCCATGCTTGAAGATATCACTCTGGTTCGTGAACTGGGATTTCCCGGGCTGGTTATCGGGTTGCTTGATGAAGACGGTCAGGTCGATATGCCACGTATGCGCCAGGTCATGGATGCCGCGAAAGGGATGGCAGTGACTTTCCATCGCGCATTTGATATGTGCAAAGACCCCCTGCAAGCATTTGATTCGCTTACCGAACTGGGCGTGGCACGCATTCTGACATCGGGGCAGCAGTCCTCTGCGGAAAAAGGTCTGCAATTAATTACGGAACTAAAAGCCCATTCTGGTGTTCCAATAATAATGGCGGGTGCGGGTGTCCGTGCCAGCAATCTGGAACGGTTTTTAAACGCCGGGGTAGAGGAGCTTCACAGCTCGGCAGGCAAGTGGATGCCGTCTCCCATGCGTTATCGCAATACAGGGTTGTCAATGTCGACAGATGCTGAAGCGGATGAGTATTCACGCTACGGTGTAGAGGGAGAGTCGGTTGCGGAAATGAAGTCGCTGATTGAGCGTCATCACGTGTAG
- a CDS encoding DUF72 domain-containing protein — protein sequence MMYVGLPQWSHPKWVRLGITSLEEYARHFNCVEGNTTLYALPKAEIVERWREQTTDDFRFCFKFPATISHNAALRHCDDLTVEFLNRMSPLANRIGQYWLQLPAVFGPRDLPALWQFLDTLPREFTYGVEVRHPAFFAKGEEEKALNRGLLERSVNRVILDSRPVHSAIPHSEAIIDAQRKKPKVPVHAIVTAHHPMVRFIGSDNMQQNQEMFAVWLQKLATWEQTTTPYLFLHTPDIAQAPELVDALWQALQAAVPSVGSAPVIPQQSSLF from the coding sequence ATGATGTATGTGGGCCTGCCCCAATGGTCGCACCCGAAATGGGTGCGCCTTGGCATCACCAGCCTTGAGGAATATGCCCGACACTTCAATTGCGTCGAGGGTAACACCACGCTGTATGCACTACCCAAAGCAGAGATTGTTGAACGCTGGCGCGAACAAACAACCGATGATTTCCGCTTCTGCTTTAAGTTTCCGGCAACCATCTCCCATAACGCGGCCCTGCGTCACTGCGATGATTTGACCGTCGAGTTCTTGAACAGAATGTCGCCGCTGGCAAACCGCATAGGTCAGTACTGGCTGCAGCTTCCCGCCGTCTTTGGCCCACGCGATCTGCCCGCGCTTTGGCAGTTTCTGGATACACTTCCCCGGGAATTTACCTATGGGGTTGAAGTCAGGCATCCTGCATTTTTTGCCAAAGGTGAAGAAGAGAAAGCGCTCAATCGCGGTCTGCTTGAGCGCTCAGTCAACCGTGTGATCCTCGACAGCCGTCCGGTGCATAGCGCCATTCCGCATAGCGAAGCCATCATTGATGCGCAACGCAAAAAGCCCAAAGTGCCTGTTCATGCCATCGTGACGGCTCATCACCCTATGGTCAGGTTTATAGGCAGCGATAACATGCAGCAAAATCAGGAGATGTTCGCCGTCTGGCTGCAAAAATTAGCGACGTGGGAACAGACCACCACGCCATATCTCTTCCTGCACACCCCGGATATCGCGCAGGCACCTGAACTGGTCGATGCTCTCTGGCAGGCCTTGCAGGCTGCGGTACCGTCCGTGGGCAGCGCCCCCGTCATCCCACAACAATCTTCTCTTTTCTGA
- the cmoA gene encoding carboxy-S-adenosyl-L-methionine synthase CmoA has product MSDRDTLFSAPIASLGDWTFDERVAEVFPDMIQRSVPGYSNIVSMIGMLAERFVQPGTKVYDLGCSLGAATLSVRRNVHHEGCRIIAVDNSPAMVERCRRHIDAYKAPTPVDVVEGDIREIEINNASMVVLNFTLQFLVPEDRQRLLDKIYQGLNPGGALVLSEKFSFEDAEVGELLFNMHHDFKRANGYSELEISQKRSMLENVMLTDSVETHKARLRQAGFEHSELWFQCFNFGSLVALKAGVPA; this is encoded by the coding sequence ATGTCAGATCGCGACACGCTTTTTTCCGCGCCTATCGCCAGCCTGGGCGACTGGACCTTCGATGAACGGGTAGCCGAAGTCTTCCCGGATATGATCCAGCGCTCTGTTCCCGGTTATTCCAATATTGTCTCGATGATCGGCATGCTGGCTGAGCGATTCGTTCAACCCGGCACAAAGGTCTATGACCTGGGCTGTTCGCTTGGCGCGGCAACGCTGTCGGTACGTCGTAACGTTCACCACGAAGGCTGCCGGATCATTGCCGTGGATAATTCCCCGGCAATGGTTGAACGCTGCCGTCGCCATATTGATGCTTACAAAGCCCCTACCCCGGTGGACGTCGTAGAAGGTGATATCCGTGAGATTGAGATCAATAACGCGTCGATGGTGGTGCTGAATTTTACCCTGCAGTTCCTGGTGCCTGAAGACCGTCAGCGACTGCTGGACAAAATTTATCAAGGGCTGAACCCTGGCGGTGCGCTGGTCCTTTCCGAAAAATTCAGCTTTGAAGACGCCGAGGTTGGCGAACTGCTGTTCAATATGCACCACGATTTCAAGCGTGCGAACGGTTACAGCGAGCTGGAGATCAGTCAGAAGCGTAGCATGCTCGAAAACGTGATGCTCACGGACTCCGTGGAGACCCATAAAGCGCGTCTGCGTCAGGCAGGATTTGAGCATAGCGAACTGTGGTTCCAGTGTTTCAACTTTGGCTCCCTGGTGGCACTGAAAGCGGGGGTTCCTGCATGA
- a CDS encoding MAPEG family protein, translating to MVSALYAVLGALLLIKFSFDVVRLRMQYRVSYGDGGFSELQSAIRVHGNAVEYIPVALILLLFMEMNGAETWMVHICGLLLLAGRLMHYYGFHHRLFRWRRSGMSATWCSLLLMVLANLWYMPWELVFSFH from the coding sequence ATGGTCAGCGCGCTGTATGCGGTATTAGGTGCATTGCTACTGATTAAGTTTTCATTTGATGTTGTGCGCCTCAGAATGCAGTACCGCGTCTCTTACGGTGACGGCGGATTTTCCGAGCTACAAAGCGCTATCCGCGTTCACGGCAATGCGGTCGAATACATCCCGGTGGCGTTAATTTTGCTGCTGTTTATGGAGATGAATGGCGCAGAAACCTGGATGGTGCACATCTGTGGCCTGCTTCTGCTTGCCGGCCGACTAATGCATTATTACGGTTTTCACCACCGCCTGTTTCGCTGGCGTCGTTCCGGCATGAGTGCGACGTGGTGTTCACTTTTGCTGATGGTGCTGGCTAACCTTTGGTATATGCCGTGGGAGTTGGTTTTCTCCTTCCATTAG